One region of Thermus thermamylovorans genomic DNA includes:
- a CDS encoding uracil-DNA glycosylase, whose product MDLVRFREELTACRLCPRLVAWREEVGRTKRRAYRDWAYWARPVPGFGDPRARLVLFGLAPGAHGSNRTGRPFTGDASGAFLYPLLYEAGLSSKPTSEPGDDLRLFGVYLTAAVRCAPPANRPTREELLACGAWTRAELGLLREARVYLALGRVALEALLDHFGLKKGPHPFAHGAHHLLPDGRHLLVSYHVSRQNTQTGRLTRGMFLEVLLRAKALAGL is encoded by the coding sequence GTGGACCTGGTCCGCTTCCGGGAGGAGCTCACCGCCTGCCGCCTCTGCCCCCGGCTGGTGGCCTGGCGGGAGGAGGTGGGACGAACCAAGCGCCGGGCCTACCGGGACTGGGCGTACTGGGCAAGGCCCGTCCCCGGCTTTGGGGATCCCCGGGCCCGGCTGGTGCTCTTCGGTCTGGCCCCTGGGGCCCACGGCTCCAACCGCACGGGCCGCCCCTTCACCGGGGACGCCTCCGGGGCCTTCCTCTACCCCCTTCTTTACGAGGCGGGGCTTTCCAGCAAGCCCACGAGCGAACCCGGGGACGACCTCCGGCTCTTTGGGGTCTACCTCACCGCCGCGGTGCGCTGCGCCCCGCCGGCCAACAGACCCACCCGGGAGGAGCTCCTGGCCTGCGGGGCCTGGACCCGGGCGGAGCTCGGCCTCCTTCGGGAGGCCCGGGTCTATCTGGCCCTGGGAAGGGTAGCCCTCGAGGCCCTCCTGGACCACTTCGGCCTGAAAAAAGGCCCCCACCCCTTCGCCCACGGGGCCCACCACCTCCTCCCCGATGGGCGGCACCTCCTCGTCAGCTACCACGTCTCCCGCCAGAACACCCAGACCGGCCGGCTCACCCGGGGGATGTTCCTGGAGGTGCTCCTCCGGGCCAAGGCCCTCGCCGGGCTCTGA
- a CDS encoding acyl-CoA dehydrogenase family protein: MPIDFSLTEEQRQLQALARRFAREVILPVAAEYDAKEEVPWPVIEKLHEVGLLNAIIPEAYGGMGLKMLDEVLVGEELAYACMGIYTIPMASDLGITPVLLAGTEAQKERFLRPLTQKPALAAFALSEPGNGSDAAALRTRAVRQGDHYLLNGTKMWISNGGEAEWTVVFATLNPELRHKGVVALVVERGTPGMKAVKIHGKMGQRASGTYELVFEDVRVPVENRLGEEGEGFKIAMQTLNKTRIPVAAGSVGVARRALDEARKYAKEREAFGQPIANFQAIQFKLADMMIGLETARIYTYYAAWLADQGLPHAHASAIAKAYASEVAFEAANQAIQIHGGYGYVREFPVEKLLRDVKLNQIYEGTNEIQRLVIARHLLAE; encoded by the coding sequence ATGCCCATAGACTTCAGCCTCACGGAGGAGCAGCGGCAGCTCCAGGCCCTGGCCCGGCGCTTTGCCCGGGAGGTCATCTTGCCCGTGGCCGCGGAGTACGACGCCAAGGAGGAAGTCCCCTGGCCCGTTATAGAGAAGCTCCACGAGGTGGGCCTCCTGAACGCCATCATCCCCGAGGCGTACGGGGGCATGGGCCTCAAGATGCTGGACGAGGTCCTCGTGGGCGAGGAGCTGGCCTATGCCTGCATGGGCATCTACACCATCCCCATGGCCAGCGACCTGGGCATCACCCCGGTGCTCCTGGCGGGCACGGAGGCGCAGAAGGAGCGCTTCCTGAGGCCCCTCACGCAAAAGCCCGCCCTGGCGGCCTTCGCCCTCAGCGAGCCCGGCAACGGCTCCGACGCCGCCGCCCTCAGAACCCGGGCGGTGCGCCAGGGGGACCACTACCTCCTGAACGGCACCAAGATGTGGATCAGCAACGGGGGCGAGGCGGAGTGGACCGTGGTCTTCGCCACCCTGAACCCCGAGCTCCGCCACAAGGGGGTGGTGGCCCTGGTGGTGGAACGGGGGACCCCAGGCATGAAGGCGGTGAAGATCCACGGCAAGATGGGCCAGAGGGCCTCCGGCACCTACGAGCTGGTGTTTGAGGACGTGAGGGTGCCCGTGGAAAACCGCCTGGGGGAGGAGGGGGAGGGCTTCAAGATCGCCATGCAGACCCTCAACAAGACCCGCATCCCCGTGGCCGCGGGCAGCGTGGGGGTGGCCCGGCGGGCCCTAGACGAGGCCAGGAAGTACGCCAAGGAGCGGGAAGCTTTCGGACAGCCCATCGCCAATTTCCAGGCCATCCAGTTCAAGCTGGCGGACATGATGATCGGCTTGGAAACCGCCCGCATCTACACCTACTACGCCGCCTGGCTGGCGGACCAGGGCCTTCCCCACGCCCACGCCAGCGCCATCGCCAAAGCCTACGCCTCGGAGGTGGCCTTCGAGGCCGCCAACCAGGCCATCCAGATCCATGGGGGGTACGGGTACGTGCGGGAGTTCCCCGTGGAGAAGCTCCTAAGGGACGTGAAGCTCAACCAGATCTACGAGGGCACCAACGAGATCCAGAGGCTCGTCATCGCCAGGCACCTCCTGGCGGAGTGA
- a CDS encoding PxKF domain-containing protein: MKPYAKALIGGLALLLFAACSGPQGEVGPQEIVVTEGIPAPSAKGVAVRPQGNLEGQLASLVGSQTTPLAVDGCAYGAPSTVQVSYAIKTPPAQAYPASFKVYTTWAHEAGAWVGSDEATVTFQSASDQPKTVMLTVRNGGSPATGTSTFTVEPRDPQPSSGPGRLQTPPGQSEVTVHVSFNPCPATDPPPPNTPPTLTVPNFVLAEATGPAGAQVAFSVTATDLEDGDLTGSVVCTPTSGTLFPIGETTVTCSVTDSGGLSASASFPVYVEDSTPPIFSGVPSGTATRIAQNIQGWALNLADLGISASDPNGVSEPVTMTCIPAEGSYIPIGATQTVVCTARDSATYRAPVSPAPPTPNESQASFQVFVTLNVNPAGFLPPLRMAVPYSAHKRGSTIPHKFYPPTYADGTPATDLADGLRLVLRYTGSCNSTSGEAIEGNDYPTGSTAWRYDPDSGQYVFNLKTQAGWSLGCYRTTVSYAGIPLAETHFSLIR, encoded by the coding sequence ATGAAACCCTATGCCAAGGCCCTTATCGGCGGGCTGGCCCTTCTTCTCTTCGCCGCCTGCTCCGGGCCACAGGGGGAGGTAGGGCCGCAGGAGATCGTGGTGACGGAAGGGATCCCTGCCCCCAGCGCCAAGGGGGTGGCGGTCCGGCCCCAGGGGAACCTCGAGGGCCAGCTGGCCTCCTTGGTGGGCTCCCAAACCACCCCCCTGGCGGTGGACGGGTGCGCCTACGGGGCCCCCAGCACGGTGCAGGTGAGCTACGCCATCAAGACACCGCCTGCGCAGGCCTACCCCGCCTCCTTCAAGGTCTACACCACCTGGGCCCACGAGGCAGGGGCATGGGTGGGGTCGGATGAAGCCACCGTCACCTTCCAAAGCGCCAGCGACCAGCCCAAAACGGTGATGCTCACCGTGCGGAATGGGGGTTCCCCTGCCACGGGCACTAGCACCTTTACGGTGGAGCCTCGGGATCCCCAGCCCAGCTCCGGTCCAGGAAGGCTCCAGACACCTCCTGGGCAGTCCGAGGTCACCGTCCACGTGAGCTTCAACCCCTGCCCTGCCACCGACCCCCCTCCCCCCAACACGCCCCCTACCCTCACCGTGCCCAACTTCGTCCTGGCAGAGGCCACCGGCCCCGCCGGGGCCCAGGTGGCCTTCTCGGTCACGGCCACGGACCTCGAGGACGGGGACCTCACGGGGAGCGTGGTCTGCACCCCAACAAGCGGTACCCTCTTCCCCATCGGCGAAACCACGGTGACCTGCTCCGTAACCGACTCCGGGGGACTTTCCGCCAGCGCGAGCTTCCCCGTATACGTGGAGGACTCGACCCCGCCCATCTTCTCTGGAGTGCCCAGCGGCACCGCGACCCGGATCGCCCAGAACATCCAGGGATGGGCCTTAAACCTTGCGGATCTTGGCATTTCCGCTAGCGACCCGAACGGGGTTTCGGAGCCCGTGACCATGACCTGCATCCCTGCGGAGGGGAGCTACATCCCCATCGGGGCCACCCAGACCGTGGTCTGCACTGCTAGGGACAGCGCCACCTACCGCGCCCCGGTGAGCCCCGCCCCCCCCACCCCCAACGAGAGCCAGGCTAGCTTCCAGGTCTTCGTGACCCTGAACGTGAACCCTGCAGGCTTCCTACCCCCCTTGCGCATGGCGGTCCCCTACAGCGCCCACAAGCGGGGCTCCACCATCCCCCACAAGTTCTACCCGCCCACCTACGCCGATGGCACCCCCGCCACGGACCTGGCCGACGGCCTGCGCCTTGTCCTCCGCTACACCGGCAGCTGCAACTCCACAAGCGGGGAGGCAATCGAGGGCAACGACTACCCCACCGGCTCCACCGCCTGGCGCTACGACCCCGACAGCGGCCAGTACGTCTTCAACCTGAAGACCCAGGCCGGCTGGAGCCTGGGCTGCTACCGCACCACGGTGTCCTACGCGGGCATCCCCTTGGCGGAGACCCATTTCAGCCTCATCCGCTAG
- a CDS encoding acyl-CoA carboxylase subunit beta produces MADNARLILDELLAELEERRKKVFLGGGEERIRKQHQQGKLTARERIAYLLDEGSFVELMPFTEHLETGLMEGMEAPADGVVTGYGTIGGRLVFVFSQDFTVLGGSLGKMHGRKIASLMDLAAKVGAPIIGLNDSAGARIQEGVDSLSGYGEVFYRNAIYSGVVPQISAILGPCAGGAVYSPAMTDFVLMSRGGSYMFITGPEVIRSVTREEVSFEELGGAEVHMEKSGVAHLEGKDDREVLDLIRKLLSYLPQNSREKPPVREPRDDPHRPTPELLDIVHPDARRPYNMHQVIRTLLDEGEFLEIQPGFARNLIVGLGRLGGYPVGVIANNPRFMAGALDINASDKAARFIRTMDAFNIPLLTLVDVTGFLPGVAQEHGGIIRHGAKMLFAYAEATVPKITLIARKAYGGAYLAMNSKDMGADVVLAWPTAAVAVMGAEGAANIIYRKEIQSSPNPEETRRRKIEEYKRAFDNPWVAAARGYIDDVIDPTHTRRILYRHLRMLWDKKEERPFKKHDNIPL; encoded by the coding sequence ATGGCCGACAACGCCAGGCTTATCCTGGACGAACTCCTCGCCGAGCTGGAGGAAAGGCGCAAAAAGGTGTTCCTGGGTGGGGGTGAGGAGCGCATAAGGAAGCAGCACCAGCAGGGCAAGCTCACCGCCCGGGAACGCATCGCCTACCTCCTGGACGAGGGCAGTTTCGTGGAGCTCATGCCCTTCACCGAACACCTGGAAACCGGGCTCATGGAGGGGATGGAAGCCCCGGCGGACGGGGTGGTGACCGGCTACGGCACCATCGGAGGACGCCTGGTCTTCGTCTTCAGCCAGGATTTCACCGTCTTAGGAGGCTCCCTGGGGAAGATGCACGGGCGTAAGATCGCAAGCCTCATGGACCTGGCGGCCAAGGTGGGGGCTCCCATCATCGGCCTCAATGATTCCGCCGGGGCCCGCATCCAGGAGGGGGTGGACAGCCTCTCCGGCTACGGGGAGGTCTTCTACCGCAACGCCATCTACTCCGGGGTGGTGCCGCAGATCTCCGCCATCCTGGGCCCCTGCGCCGGGGGTGCGGTCTACAGCCCCGCCATGACCGACTTTGTGCTCATGAGCCGGGGAGGGAGCTACATGTTCATCACCGGCCCCGAGGTGATCCGGAGCGTGACCCGGGAGGAGGTGAGCTTCGAGGAGCTGGGGGGGGCGGAGGTGCACATGGAGAAAAGCGGGGTGGCCCACCTCGAGGGCAAGGACGACCGGGAGGTCCTGGACCTCATCAGGAAGCTCCTCTCCTACCTGCCGCAAAACAGCCGGGAAAAGCCCCCGGTGCGGGAGCCCAGGGACGACCCCCACCGCCCCACCCCGGAGCTTCTGGACATCGTCCACCCGGACGCCCGAAGGCCCTACAACATGCACCAGGTGATCCGGACCCTCCTGGACGAGGGGGAGTTCTTGGAGATCCAGCCGGGCTTCGCCCGGAACCTCATCGTGGGCCTGGGGCGGCTCGGCGGCTACCCCGTGGGGGTCATCGCCAACAACCCCCGCTTCATGGCCGGGGCCCTGGACATCAACGCCTCCGACAAGGCCGCCCGCTTCATCCGCACCATGGACGCCTTCAACATCCCCCTCCTCACCCTGGTGGACGTGACGGGCTTTCTGCCCGGGGTGGCCCAGGAGCACGGGGGCATCATCCGCCACGGGGCCAAGATGCTCTTCGCCTACGCCGAGGCCACGGTGCCCAAGATCACCCTCATCGCCCGCAAGGCCTACGGGGGGGCCTACCTGGCCATGAACTCCAAGGACATGGGGGCGGACGTGGTGCTGGCCTGGCCCACGGCGGCGGTGGCGGTGATGGGGGCGGAAGGGGCGGCCAACATCATCTACCGCAAGGAGATCCAGTCCTCCCCCAACCCCGAGGAAACCCGCCGCCGGAAAATCGAGGAGTACAAGCGGGCCTTCGACAACCCCTGGGTGGCGGCGGCCCGGGGCTACATCGACGACGTCATCGACCCCACCCACACCCGGCGCATCCTTTACCGGCACCTGCGGATGCTCTGGGACAAAAAGGAGGAACGGCCCTTCAAGAAGCACGACAACATCCCCCTCTGA
- a CDS encoding ATP-binding protein produces MRLVGQLEVLGRFQRALLKDLEPVQILRNLLEVATEEGVERAALFLYRRETRELMGEVASGRGRHYTVSAIALPLYSKGPVQEAFFAEGPVKREEEWLLPVVGEEGPYCWADPEARCRLRPRATRETRALVCPSCPHFAPKGVLSLEGVPQALKPLLPLLAQLTALALKNGELLSERNGALARLSRHVEALSHVSALAREVAKALEPSAVVETLARALAQRFGFYRVTVALVKGDRLEGHLTVKGSALFWTEGRSRIRLALASSPDPLARAVRERRALVLGRGVLPPAVAQDLGPSVAFVPILAEVEPLGAVAVDHGPGGRAVSEEEVRYVELLTGVAGVALKNAQLYRERTQLSLALAAERRRLSEVLEELPDGVVVLFGDRGFANGRARGALGLGAEVGLEDLPGALGPALEGGRLEASLGGATYSVRGRQVGEMRVLVLHDITERTRVERALRDQVAFTQALVDVAQTALRQRGLAALGEALVKRLQALFGADEGLLLAEGGGVGQMLYGTCPLPQELPQPNLLGKALREGSPLGVEALGPGDCALAEALGLRSVLVTPFRAGDFQGGLFLGYRKERRFSERLLSRLSQVGTLLALVLEKARFLELLEAEEDRLKALMENSQDVVYVLDREGIIRFVSASVRAVLGYDPEGYKRAPVQGLESVYPEDRPLAAALLQELLAHPGQVRTGEFRVLHADGTAIPMEAWGRNLLDEPRVRGVVVNLRDLRPRLEAERLKGEFIAAVSHELRTPLAVIMGLAELLREEPLSESASESVELILESTFRLKTMVDNLLDTSRLEAGRFEVVRRPVDLRPSFLELARSFQGVARFSGVDFRVEVGELPVIEADPDRVVQVLGNLLSNAFKFTPPGGAVRFAARREGEAVLLEVEDTGPGIPQEELPGLFQRYARAKNARARGVSGTGLGLFISKHIVEAHGGRIEVESEEGRGSLFRVILPLYAPHPSG; encoded by the coding sequence ATGAGACTGGTGGGGCAGCTCGAGGTCCTGGGGCGTTTCCAGCGGGCGCTCTTAAAGGACCTGGAGCCGGTGCAGATTCTTCGCAACCTGCTGGAGGTGGCCACCGAGGAGGGGGTGGAACGGGCGGCCCTCTTTCTCTACCGCAGGGAAACCCGGGAGCTCATGGGAGAGGTGGCCTCGGGCCGCGGACGGCACTACACCGTGTCCGCCATCGCCCTGCCCCTGTATAGCAAGGGACCGGTACAGGAAGCCTTCTTTGCCGAGGGGCCGGTCAAGCGGGAGGAAGAGTGGCTCCTGCCGGTGGTAGGGGAGGAGGGCCCCTACTGCTGGGCCGACCCCGAGGCCCGTTGCCGTCTGCGCCCCCGGGCCACCCGCGAGACCCGGGCCCTGGTTTGCCCCAGCTGCCCCCACTTCGCCCCCAAGGGGGTGTTGAGCCTCGAGGGCGTCCCCCAGGCCTTAAAGCCCCTCCTGCCCCTCCTGGCCCAGCTCACCGCCTTGGCCCTCAAGAACGGGGAGCTCCTCTCCGAGCGCAACGGGGCCCTGGCCCGGCTTTCCCGCCACGTGGAGGCCCTTTCCCACGTGAGCGCCCTGGCGCGCGAGGTGGCCAAGGCCCTGGAGCCCAGCGCGGTGGTGGAAACCCTGGCCCGGGCCCTAGCCCAGCGCTTCGGGTTTTACCGGGTGACGGTGGCCCTGGTAAAGGGGGACCGCCTGGAGGGCCACCTGACGGTCAAGGGCTCGGCCCTCTTCTGGACTGAGGGCCGCAGCCGCATCCGGCTTGCCCTGGCCTCCTCCCCCGACCCCCTGGCCCGGGCGGTGCGGGAGCGTCGGGCCCTGGTGCTGGGGCGAGGGGTCTTGCCCCCGGCCGTCGCCCAGGACCTGGGGCCCAGCGTGGCCTTCGTGCCCATCCTGGCCGAGGTGGAACCCCTGGGTGCCGTGGCCGTGGACCACGGGCCGGGGGGAAGGGCGGTCAGCGAGGAGGAGGTGCGCTACGTGGAGCTCCTCACCGGGGTGGCGGGGGTGGCCCTCAAGAACGCCCAGCTCTACCGGGAGAGGACCCAGCTGTCCTTGGCCTTGGCCGCCGAGCGCAGGCGGCTTTCCGAGGTTTTGGAGGAACTTCCGGATGGGGTGGTGGTCCTTTTCGGCGATCGGGGCTTTGCCAACGGGCGGGCACGGGGCGCTTTGGGCCTGGGGGCGGAGGTGGGCTTGGAAGACCTGCCTGGAGCCTTGGGGCCCGCCCTGGAAGGGGGGCGGTTGGAGGCCAGCCTGGGAGGGGCCACCTACAGCGTGCGGGGGCGGCAGGTGGGGGAGATGCGGGTTTTGGTCCTCCACGATATCACCGAGCGCACCCGCGTGGAGCGGGCCCTCCGGGACCAGGTGGCCTTCACCCAGGCCCTGGTGGACGTGGCCCAGACCGCCTTGCGCCAGCGGGGGCTCGCGGCCCTGGGGGAGGCCCTTGTGAAGCGGTTGCAGGCCCTCTTTGGCGCCGACGAAGGCCTGCTTTTGGCCGAGGGCGGGGGCGTGGGGCAGATGCTCTACGGTACCTGCCCGCTTCCCCAGGAGCTGCCCCAGCCTAACCTTTTGGGGAAGGCCCTGCGGGAGGGAAGCCCCTTGGGGGTGGAAGCCCTCGGCCCCGGGGACTGCGCTCTAGCGGAGGCCCTGGGGCTTAGGAGTGTGCTGGTGACGCCTTTCCGGGCGGGAGACTTCCAGGGCGGGCTCTTTTTGGGTTACCGCAAGGAGCGGCGCTTTTCGGAAAGGCTCCTTTCCCGTCTTTCGCAGGTGGGCACCCTCCTCGCCCTGGTGCTGGAGAAGGCCCGCTTCCTGGAGCTTTTGGAGGCGGAGGAGGACCGCCTCAAGGCCCTCATGGAAAACTCCCAGGACGTGGTCTATGTTCTCGACCGGGAGGGTATCATCCGCTTCGTCAGCGCCAGTGTGCGGGCGGTGTTGGGCTACGACCCTGAGGGCTACAAAAGGGCTCCCGTGCAGGGCTTGGAGTCCGTGTACCCCGAGGACCGGCCCCTGGCCGCGGCCCTCTTGCAGGAGCTTTTGGCCCACCCGGGCCAGGTGCGCACGGGAGAGTTTCGCGTGCTTCACGCAGACGGCACCGCGATCCCCATGGAGGCCTGGGGACGGAACCTTCTGGACGAGCCCCGGGTGCGGGGCGTGGTGGTGAACCTACGGGACCTCCGTCCACGTTTGGAGGCGGAAAGGCTCAAGGGGGAGTTCATCGCCGCCGTAAGCCACGAGCTCCGCACCCCCCTGGCGGTGATCATGGGCCTGGCGGAGCTCTTGCGGGAAGAACCCCTCTCCGAAAGCGCCTCGGAGTCCGTGGAGCTCATCCTGGAAAGCACCTTCCGCCTGAAAACCATGGTGGACAACCTCTTGGACACGAGCCGTTTGGAGGCCGGCCGCTTTGAGGTGGTCCGCCGCCCGGTGGACCTCAGGCCCTCCTTCCTGGAGCTGGCCAGGAGCTTCCAGGGGGTGGCCCGCTTCTCGGGGGTAGACTTCCGGGTGGAGGTAGGGGAGCTCCCCGTCATAGAGGCGGACCCGGACCGCGTGGTCCAGGTCCTGGGGAACCTTCTCTCCAACGCCTTTAAGTTCACACCCCCTGGGGGGGCGGTGCGCTTCGCTGCCCGGCGGGAGGGGGAGGCTGTGCTCCTGGAGGTGGAGGACACCGGGCCGGGCATCCCCCAGGAGGAGCTTCCCGGGCTCTTCCAGCGCTACGCCCGGGCCAAGAACGCCCGGGCCCGCGGGGTTTCGGGCACAGGGCTCGGGCTTTTCATCTCCAAGCACATCGTGGAGGCCCACGGGGGGAGGATCGAGGTGGAAAGCGAGGAGGGCCGGGGGAGTCTCTTCCGGGTTATCCTGCCCCTATATGCCCCGCATCCTTCTGGTTGA
- a CDS encoding helix-turn-helix transcriptional regulator, whose amino-acid sequence MVKVWLQFPIFTEQEALAETLRARGFEVVEHPLLAQVGLVEADREVPAPPPVPAVVLLKTREQSAQALKKGYRGYLYPDQGLEVLERALKAVAQGEVWAERRVVAALVGEPLPHLTQREKEVAALAALGLSNEEIAKELGISVKTVKAHLSIIFQKLGVKKRSQLAHVRFLS is encoded by the coding sequence ATGGTGAAGGTCTGGCTCCAGTTTCCCATCTTCACCGAGCAGGAAGCCTTGGCGGAAACCCTGAGGGCCCGGGGCTTCGAGGTGGTGGAGCACCCCCTCCTGGCCCAGGTGGGCCTGGTGGAGGCCGACCGGGAGGTCCCTGCCCCCCCGCCCGTCCCCGCGGTGGTCCTCTTAAAGACCCGGGAACAGTCGGCCCAAGCCCTGAAGAAGGGGTACAGGGGCTACCTCTACCCGGACCAGGGCCTCGAGGTCCTGGAAAGGGCCCTCAAGGCCGTGGCCCAGGGGGAGGTCTGGGCGGAAAGGCGGGTGGTGGCCGCCTTGGTGGGGGAGCCCCTCCCCCACCTCACCCAGCGGGAGAAGGAGGTGGCTGCCCTGGCCGCCCTCGGCCTCAGCAACGAGGAGATCGCCAAGGAACTCGGCATCTCGGTGAAGACGGTGAAGGCCCACCTCTCCATCATCTTTCAGAAGCTGGGCGTGAAGAAGCGGAGCCAGCTGGCCCACGTGCGCTTCCTGAGCTGA
- a CDS encoding electron transfer flavoprotein subunit beta/FixA family protein, translating into MKFVAVIRQVPDGESRLKVQGGRVDLSGATLILDQMDEYAVEEALRLKEKHGGEAIVVGFGPERTEEAIRTALAMGMDRGVHVVHEGYADPVAVAEALAPVLKEEVPTLVLTGGQQADWDSQALGAALAEALGVPVVAWTTALELEGETARAKHDLDEGAEWVRVPLPAVFTTQQGLNEPRYPTLPGIMRAKKKEIKKVAFQGTAKVEVLEESIQEKARLGKILDGKDPVAAAEELVRLLREEAKVI; encoded by the coding sequence ATGAAGTTCGTGGCGGTCATCCGGCAGGTACCCGACGGGGAGAGCAGGCTCAAGGTCCAGGGGGGACGGGTGGACCTCTCGGGGGCCACCCTGATCCTGGACCAGATGGACGAGTACGCGGTGGAAGAGGCCCTGCGCCTCAAGGAAAAGCATGGGGGGGAGGCCATTGTGGTGGGCTTCGGCCCCGAGCGCACCGAGGAGGCCATCCGCACCGCTTTGGCCATGGGCATGGACCGGGGGGTGCACGTGGTCCACGAGGGCTACGCCGACCCCGTGGCCGTGGCCGAGGCCCTGGCCCCGGTCCTGAAGGAGGAGGTCCCCACCCTGGTCCTCACCGGAGGGCAGCAGGCGGACTGGGACAGCCAGGCCCTGGGGGCGGCCCTGGCTGAGGCCCTGGGGGTGCCGGTGGTGGCCTGGACCACCGCCCTGGAGCTGGAGGGGGAGACCGCCCGGGCCAAGCACGACCTGGACGAGGGAGCGGAGTGGGTGCGGGTGCCCCTCCCTGCGGTCTTCACCACCCAGCAGGGCCTGAACGAGCCCCGCTACCCCACCCTGCCCGGCATCATGAGGGCCAAGAAGAAGGAGATCAAGAAGGTGGCCTTCCAAGGAACGGCCAAGGTGGAGGTCCTGGAAGAGAGCATCCAGGAAAAGGCCCGTTTGGGGAAGATCCTGGACGGTAAGGATCCGGTGGCGGCGGCGGAGGAGCTGGTGCGGCTTCTCCGCGAGGAGGCCAAGGTCATTTAG
- a CDS encoding electron transfer flavoprotein subunit alpha/FixB family protein — protein sequence MILVVLDHDGSKLRKASLEALTRARKLAEALGARVAGVLLAEGPAPVEEARGYVETLYVAEPGPYTAERWAAGVLEAAKGGARAVLAPSSRQSRAYLGRVAYALRAGLLEDTLDSWAEGGQVYATRYAYLNRVTQKVRSALPAVLTVKPNTTPLAEPLGGQGEAVALSLPPVPTLEVLERVQEEKRGVSLTEADVVVTGGRGLGGAEAFQKVEELALLLGGAVGATRAVVDAGWRPYAEQVGQTGKTVQPSLYIALGVSGAVQHLSGMNKSKFIVAVNKDPEAPIFKHADYGIVGDVHQVLPSLIQAVKRLKD from the coding sequence ATGATCCTGGTGGTGCTGGACCATGATGGAAGCAAGCTTAGGAAAGCGAGCCTCGAGGCCCTCACCCGGGCCCGGAAGTTGGCCGAGGCCCTGGGGGCAAGGGTGGCGGGGGTACTCCTGGCGGAAGGCCCGGCCCCCGTGGAGGAGGCCCGAGGCTACGTGGAAACCCTTTACGTGGCCGAGCCCGGCCCCTACACCGCGGAGCGGTGGGCAGCCGGGGTGCTGGAGGCGGCCAAGGGCGGGGCCAGGGCGGTCCTCGCCCCCTCGTCCCGGCAGAGCCGGGCCTACCTGGGCCGGGTAGCCTACGCCCTGAGGGCGGGGCTATTGGAGGACACCCTGGACTCCTGGGCGGAGGGGGGCCAGGTCTACGCCACCCGCTACGCCTACCTGAACCGGGTGACCCAGAAGGTGCGCAGCGCCCTCCCTGCGGTCCTCACGGTGAAGCCCAACACCACCCCCCTGGCGGAGCCCCTGGGGGGGCAGGGCGAGGCGGTGGCCCTGAGCCTGCCCCCGGTGCCCACGCTGGAGGTGCTGGAGAGGGTGCAGGAGGAGAAGCGGGGCGTCTCCCTCACCGAGGCCGACGTGGTGGTCACGGGGGGCCGGGGGCTGGGGGGCGCCGAGGCCTTCCAGAAGGTGGAGGAGCTGGCCCTCCTCCTGGGCGGGGCCGTGGGGGCCACCCGGGCGGTGGTGGACGCGGGCTGGCGCCCTTACGCCGAGCAGGTGGGCCAGACGGGGAAGACCGTGCAGCCCTCCCTCTACATCGCCTTAGGGGTTTCCGGGGCGGTGCAGCACCTCTCGGGGATGAACAAGAGCAAGTTCATCGTGGCGGTGAACAAGGACCCCGAGGCCCCCATCTTCAAGCACGCGGACTACGGCATCGTGGGGGACGTGCACCAGGTGCTGCCCTCCCTGATCCAGGCGGTGAAGCGACTCAAGGACTGA